The Corynebacterium comes genome window below encodes:
- a CDS encoding exodeoxyribonuclease III — protein MTLTITSINVNGIRAAVKQRNADNPGMLAWLAESSSDVVLLQEVRATIDESVKALQPALDAGWHYVGAPAVARGRAGVGILSRAPLDDVRVGLGSFVDSGRWIEGTFDGVRVASLYLPSGSAGSEKQDEKYRFLDEFTPLLEGRAEEFPDMVIGGDWNICHRREDLKNWRGNMKKSGFLCDERAFMDSVFGPHPDEAPQEKPGLGEYFGVVDYAGRTIRGAATEPKWFDVARRLQPEGEGPYTWWTYRGQAFNNNAGWRIDYQAATRNMLDRAERSWVDRAPTVETRWSDHSPLNVTYA, from the coding sequence ATGACTCTGACCATCACGTCCATCAACGTCAACGGAATCCGCGCCGCGGTCAAACAACGCAACGCCGATAACCCGGGGATGCTGGCCTGGTTGGCGGAATCCAGTTCCGACGTGGTGCTGCTCCAGGAGGTGCGGGCCACGATCGACGAGTCCGTCAAGGCGCTGCAGCCGGCGCTGGACGCCGGTTGGCACTACGTCGGTGCGCCCGCCGTCGCCCGTGGTCGCGCGGGTGTGGGCATCCTGTCCCGCGCCCCGCTTGACGACGTCCGCGTCGGCCTGGGTTCCTTCGTCGATTCCGGCAGGTGGATCGAGGGCACCTTCGACGGGGTCCGCGTGGCTTCCCTCTACCTGCCCTCGGGTTCCGCAGGCTCAGAGAAGCAGGACGAGAAATACCGTTTCCTCGACGAGTTCACTCCTCTCCTGGAGGGGCGCGCGGAAGAGTTCCCCGACATGGTCATCGGCGGCGACTGGAACATCTGCCACCGCCGGGAGGACCTGAAGAACTGGAGGGGCAACATGAAGAAGTCGGGTTTCCTCTGTGATGAGCGTGCCTTCATGGATTCGGTCTTCGGCCCCCACCCGGACGAGGCTCCGCAGGAGAAGCCCGGGCTGGGGGAGTACTTCGGTGTGGTGGACTACGCCGGGCGTACTATCCGGGGTGCAGCCACGGAACCGAAGTGGTTTGACGTGGCCCGTCGTCTTCAACCGGAGGGGGAGGGCCCGTACACCTGGTGGACGTACCGCGGTCAGGCGTTCAACAACAACGCCGGCTGGCGCATCGACTACCAGGCCGCAACGAGGAACATGCTCGATCGTGCCGAGCGCAGCTGGGTTGACCGCGCACCCACCGTGGAAACCCGCTGGTCCGATCACTCCCCCCTGAATGTGACTTATGCCTGA
- a CDS encoding trimeric intracellular cation channel family protein, translating to MNAIDTAHLLTVLFVVGITAEAITAALAAGRQKMDLFGVVALAALTGLGGGTIRDMILDTYPLTWVEDPIYLIIVVVAALVTVSLSFLMHYFRKLFLLADAVGLATFSVIGTQIALEQGHGFVIASVAAVVNGVSGGVLRDLMSDRVPLVFSKELYASISIIATGVYMSLLAAGVAENWTIVITLVVAFGVRVIAMYFGLSLPVFDYQGADHPFDPRASLSYRAARRNLRLSRRRVTFDTSRYSLLGRINGRKNKGKKQRWSLPEDATGGDPDEMPGPEDEGGAVSPR from the coding sequence ATGAACGCCATTGACACCGCTCACCTGCTGACCGTCCTCTTCGTCGTCGGCATCACCGCCGAGGCCATCACCGCTGCGCTGGCGGCGGGTCGGCAGAAGATGGACCTGTTCGGCGTCGTCGCTCTGGCCGCACTGACCGGCCTGGGTGGCGGCACCATCCGTGACATGATCCTGGACACCTACCCCCTGACATGGGTGGAGGATCCGATCTACCTCATCATCGTGGTGGTCGCCGCGCTGGTGACGGTGTCACTGTCGTTCCTCATGCACTACTTCCGGAAGCTCTTCCTGCTCGCCGACGCCGTGGGTCTGGCGACCTTCTCGGTGATCGGCACACAGATCGCCCTGGAGCAGGGGCACGGCTTCGTCATCGCATCGGTGGCCGCGGTGGTCAACGGCGTGTCCGGCGGAGTGCTGCGTGATCTCATGAGCGACCGGGTGCCGCTGGTGTTCTCGAAGGAGCTGTACGCCTCCATCTCCATCATCGCCACGGGCGTCTACATGAGCCTGCTGGCTGCGGGCGTCGCCGAGAACTGGACCATCGTGATCACCCTGGTCGTGGCATTCGGCGTCCGTGTCATCGCGATGTACTTCGGGCTCAGCCTCCCGGTGTTCGATTACCAGGGAGCCGATCACCCCTTCGACCCGCGTGCCTCCCTGTCCTACCGGGCGGCGCGCCGCAACCTGCGCCTGTCGCGGCGCCGCGTCACCTTCGACACCTCGCGTTATTCCCTGCTGGGCAGGATCAACGGGCGTAAGAACAAGGGGAAGAAGCAGCGCTGGTCCCTCCCGGAGGACGCGACGGGTGGGGACCCCGACGAGATGCCCGGGCCCGAGGATGAGGGCGGGGCAGTCAGCCCCCGCTAG
- the trpS gene encoding tryptophan--tRNA ligase: protein MSEQTPSTESRQRVLSGIQPTADSYHLGNYLGALKQWIELQDNYDAFYFIPDLHAITVEQDPAELRQRTVAGTAQLIALGIDPDKSTLFVQSHLPQHAELTWVLGCLTGFGEASRMTQFKDKSAKQGADRSTVGLFTYPVLMAADILLYRPQLVPVGEDQRQHLELTRTLAERFNSRYGETFVVPESFIPEGSAKIQDLQNPTAKMSKSGENPKGLINLLDDPKTSAKRIRSAVTDNDGVITYDRENKPGVSNLLAIQSSLTGRSIDDLVTGYEGAGYGALKVDTADALEAFTTPLRARYEELMSDRGELERILAKGAERAGEYAETVVQEVYEKVGFLRPLR, encoded by the coding sequence ATGAGCGAGCAGACCCCGTCGACCGAATCCCGCCAGCGTGTCCTCTCCGGCATCCAGCCGACCGCGGACTCCTATCACCTGGGTAACTATCTCGGTGCGCTGAAGCAGTGGATTGAACTGCAGGACAACTATGACGCGTTCTACTTCATCCCCGATCTGCACGCCATCACCGTCGAGCAGGATCCCGCGGAACTGCGTCAGCGCACCGTGGCGGGCACCGCGCAGCTCATCGCCCTGGGCATCGACCCGGACAAGTCCACCCTGTTCGTGCAGTCGCACCTGCCGCAGCACGCTGAACTGACCTGGGTGCTGGGCTGTCTCACCGGTTTCGGCGAGGCCTCGCGCATGACCCAGTTCAAGGACAAGTCCGCCAAACAGGGCGCAGACCGCTCCACCGTCGGCCTGTTCACCTACCCGGTGCTCATGGCCGCCGACATCCTCCTCTACCGCCCGCAGCTCGTGCCCGTCGGGGAGGACCAGCGCCAGCACCTGGAGCTCACGCGCACCCTGGCCGAGCGTTTCAACTCCCGCTACGGTGAGACCTTCGTCGTGCCGGAGAGCTTCATCCCGGAGGGCTCCGCCAAGATCCAGGACCTCCAGAACCCCACCGCCAAGATGTCCAAGTCCGGCGAGAACCCCAAGGGCCTGATCAACCTTCTCGACGACCCGAAGACCTCCGCCAAGCGCATCCGCTCCGCCGTCACCGACAACGACGGCGTCATCACCTACGACCGGGAGAACAAGCCCGGCGTGTCCAACCTGCTGGCCATCCAGTCCTCGCTCACGGGCAGGAGCATCGATGACCTGGTGACCGGATACGAGGGGGCCGGTTACGGTGCGCTCAAGGTCGACACCGCCGACGCTCTCGAGGCCTTCACCACCCCGCTGCGCGCGCGGTACGAGGAGCTCATGTCCGACCGGGGCGAGCTCGAACGCATCCTGGCCAAGGGGGCGGAGCGCGCCGGCGAGTACGCGGAAACCGTGGTGCAGGAGGTCTACGAGAAGGTCGGATTCCTCCGCCCGCTGCGCTGA
- a CDS encoding YhjD/YihY/BrkB family envelope integrity protein: MATSTQPDRRHVDEFGIERAHDDDPGAVDKVRERSEFVDHLMRMQERYSSMGGNQYSAGITYFSVLAVFPVLMLVIAAAAAFLANRPEALTEVQNQIAGSVEGDLGVLINDILTTAIEQRGAVAGIGALTALWSGLGWMNNLRYGVSKMWKVDPTAVGSFLKNKSSDLLGLLGLFLALALAFGVTAIGSSGATQYLLDFLGLGGIPGIRVVTFGVALLVGLLANFLVMAWMVFYLPRTRVPRRSGLEAAAIGAVAFELIKQLGTLFASNALSNPAGATFGPIIGLMVVLYLVWRLVMYISAWAASTEESMRLAQMPAPEPAVIRVREEINRGPGAGTAIGVGAALGAVGAGAIALLRRK, translated from the coding sequence GTGGCTACCAGCACACAGCCCGACCGTCGGCACGTCGATGAATTCGGCATCGAACGGGCGCACGACGATGACCCGGGTGCCGTGGACAAGGTCCGCGAGAGATCAGAGTTCGTCGACCACCTGATGAGGATGCAGGAGCGCTACTCATCGATGGGTGGAAACCAGTACTCCGCGGGCATCACCTACTTCTCGGTCCTGGCGGTCTTCCCGGTCCTCATGCTCGTCATCGCCGCTGCCGCCGCTTTCCTGGCGAACCGACCTGAGGCGCTCACAGAGGTGCAGAACCAGATCGCCGGTTCCGTCGAGGGCGATCTCGGGGTTCTGATCAACGACATTCTGACCACCGCCATCGAGCAGCGCGGCGCGGTGGCCGGCATCGGCGCCCTGACGGCCCTGTGGTCCGGCCTGGGGTGGATGAACAACCTGCGCTACGGCGTGTCCAAGATGTGGAAGGTCGACCCGACCGCGGTCGGCAGCTTCCTCAAAAACAAGTCCAGTGACCTGCTGGGTCTGCTGGGTCTGTTCCTGGCACTGGCGTTGGCCTTCGGCGTCACCGCCATCGGTAGTTCCGGGGCGACGCAGTACCTCCTGGACTTCCTCGGTCTCGGCGGGATCCCCGGCATCCGCGTGGTGACCTTCGGCGTCGCGCTGCTCGTGGGTCTCCTGGCGAACTTCCTCGTCATGGCCTGGATGGTGTTCTACCTGCCGCGCACGAGGGTGCCGCGCCGCTCGGGGCTGGAGGCCGCGGCGATCGGCGCAGTCGCATTCGAGCTGATCAAGCAGCTCGGTACGTTGTTCGCCTCCAATGCGCTGTCCAACCCGGCGGGCGCGACCTTCGGCCCGATCATCGGCCTGATGGTTGTCCTGTACCTGGTCTGGCGCCTGGTCATGTACATCTCCGCCTGGGCGGCGAGCACCGAGGAATCGATGCGTCTGGCGCAGATGCCCGCCCCGGAGCCTGCTGTCATCCGGGTGCGGGAGGAGATCAACCGCGGACCCGGCGCCGGCACCGCCATCGGTGTGGGTGCCGCCCTCGGCGCCGTGGGCGCAGGCGCCATCGCCCTGCTGCGCCGGAAATAA
- a CDS encoding RDD family protein, with amino-acid sequence MTSPSPNLYQIHGLDRSASADELGRVIAQRDLDLEMQAIPDSDPRRRQLHTAFAILAAEDRRATYDDALDASLNLTWDDLDYLGNFGTLPDVSLFPPSQPQPAPQSNPYNYPTYTPSQPGQAADPFANPSQYTAGVPAYQATSAVPADRPGAGLRLGMMLLDGLAASMITGALAAMLGADGFLSWLIVSLVGLAYFLGFEVYTGASPVKHLFGYEVRDSTTGEKLSLEQSAKRQWWRIINIVPGIGSLIALVGMIVIGVSINPANQLIGSHDRWAGAEVVRKRGR; translated from the coding sequence ATGACCTCCCCGAGCCCCAACCTCTATCAGATCCACGGTCTGGACCGATCTGCCTCGGCAGATGAACTCGGACGTGTCATCGCGCAACGTGACCTCGACCTCGAGATGCAGGCCATCCCCGACAGTGATCCCCGGCGCAGGCAGCTGCACACCGCTTTCGCCATCCTCGCCGCCGAGGACCGTCGCGCCACCTATGACGACGCCCTGGACGCCTCCCTGAACCTGACCTGGGATGACCTGGACTACCTGGGTAATTTCGGCACGCTGCCGGACGTCTCGCTCTTCCCGCCGTCCCAGCCTCAGCCCGCGCCCCAGTCGAATCCCTACAACTATCCGACCTACACCCCCTCGCAGCCCGGTCAGGCGGCCGACCCCTTCGCCAACCCCTCCCAGTACACGGCGGGGGTCCCCGCCTACCAGGCGACGTCCGCCGTGCCCGCCGACCGGCCGGGGGCGGGTCTGCGGCTGGGCATGATGCTTCTCGACGGCCTCGCCGCCTCCATGATCACCGGCGCTCTCGCGGCGATGCTCGGCGCGGACGGTTTCCTCAGCTGGCTGATCGTCAGCCTCGTCGGGCTCGCCTACTTCCTCGGCTTCGAGGTGTACACGGGTGCCTCCCCGGTCAAACACCTCTTCGGTTACGAGGTCCGCGATTCCACCACCGGCGAGAAGCTCAGCCTGGAACAGTCCGCGAAGCGTCAGTGGTGGCGCATCATCAACATCGTCCCGGGCATCGGTTCGCTCATCGCCCTCGTCGGCATGATCGTCATCGGTGTCTCCATTAACCCGGCCAACCAGCTCATCGGTTCCCACGATCGCTGGGCAGGCGCCGAGGTGGTCCGCAAGCGGGGACGCTAG
- a CDS encoding adenosine deaminase family protein: MHDTADISPDRKTVNREVLAGLPKVLIHDHLAGAPAQTPETLTAQVRDQLTELAADNVVYVELRISPELHTEGGLTLQEVVDCAVAGLDVPRIDARLILTAQRGRLVSEIAELAVRNHGRKVVGFDVAGPEVHSAGTDADAFRKLREAYVPFTMHSGPDGDIDSIAEAVQLGATRLSHAVALVDDFYIDTEGFEGVLPGRVSGWVRDRHLTLEFAPTLEVHLGAAEELGDHPLTLLQQLGFTCTVNTGNRTVAGSLTDQFVALADTFGYGPEEFFDLTVNAVQGAFLTEVERQDLLERVILPAYEAQDFEDDPSS; encoded by the coding sequence ATGCACGACACCGCCGACATCAGCCCAGACCGCAAGACCGTCAACCGTGAGGTCCTCGCCGGCCTTCCCAAAGTCCTCATCCACGACCATCTCGCCGGGGCCCCGGCCCAGACCCCCGAGACGCTCACTGCCCAGGTGCGGGATCAGCTCACCGAACTCGCCGCTGACAACGTCGTCTACGTCGAGCTCCGGATCTCCCCGGAACTGCACACCGAGGGTGGACTCACTCTCCAGGAGGTCGTGGACTGCGCTGTCGCCGGGCTCGACGTCCCGCGTATCGACGCCCGCCTCATCCTCACCGCCCAGCGCGGCCGCCTCGTCTCCGAGATCGCCGAACTGGCGGTGCGCAACCACGGCAGGAAGGTCGTCGGCTTCGACGTCGCCGGCCCGGAAGTCCACTCAGCGGGCACCGACGCGGATGCCTTCCGGAAGCTCCGCGAAGCCTATGTCCCCTTCACCATGCACTCCGGCCCGGACGGCGACATCGACTCCATCGCCGAGGCCGTGCAGCTGGGGGCCACCCGTCTCAGCCATGCGGTGGCCCTCGTCGATGACTTCTACATCGACACCGAGGGCTTCGAGGGGGTCCTGCCCGGACGGGTCTCCGGTTGGGTCCGGGACCGCCACCTCACCCTGGAATTCGCCCCCACTCTGGAGGTGCACCTGGGGGCCGCGGAGGAACTCGGTGACCATCCGTTGACGCTTCTGCAGCAGCTCGGCTTCACCTGCACCGTCAACACCGGCAATCGGACGGTCGCGGGTTCGCTGACTGACCAGTTTGTCGCGCTGGCCGACACCTTCGGCTACGGGCCAGAGGAATTCTTCGATCTGACCGTCAACGCCGTGCAGGGCGCCTTCCTCACCGAGGTGGAGCGGCAGGACCTGCTTGAGCGGGTGATCCTGCCGGCCTATGAGGCGCAGGACTTCGAGGACGACCCAAGTTCCTAG
- a CDS encoding C40 family peptidase yields the protein MREIVSALQQIAGLQPTPLPQLRLPSLPDFQAALPLCEMIAAGSPGGRTLVETAQSVSADRELVSRINDSAAAHVEATRAELLHLAGELGQQALQVLPRLLAPVPGAQAGGLLELQNLAGSFTHTAATRVQELQELLDPLADDLDRVSRTAHTAPLPFSAEEPPVDAAEQQPQAAVEPTGSGEAAVAAALSQVGTPYVWGGTGNGGFDCSGLTQWAWRQAGVELPRLAEEQDVGTQVSADELIAGDLVVWDGHVAMYAGDGQMVEAGDPVQTNPLRTTNIGMAFKGFWRPTG from the coding sequence ATGAGGGAGATCGTGTCCGCGCTCCAGCAGATCGCGGGACTCCAGCCGACGCCCCTGCCGCAGCTGAGGTTGCCCTCCTTGCCGGATTTCCAGGCCGCACTACCGCTGTGCGAGATGATCGCGGCGGGCTCACCGGGCGGGAGAACCCTGGTGGAGACGGCCCAGTCCGTCAGCGCGGACAGGGAACTGGTGTCCCGGATCAACGATTCGGCCGCCGCTCATGTCGAGGCCACCCGGGCCGAACTTCTCCATCTGGCCGGGGAGCTGGGCCAGCAGGCTCTGCAGGTGCTTCCCCGCCTGCTGGCGCCGGTGCCGGGGGCCCAGGCCGGGGGCCTGCTGGAGCTGCAGAATCTGGCCGGCAGCTTCACCCATACGGCCGCTACCCGGGTGCAGGAGCTGCAGGAACTGCTGGATCCGTTGGCGGATGACCTCGACCGGGTCAGCCGCACGGCACACACCGCACCCCTGCCGTTTTCTGCCGAGGAGCCACCGGTGGACGCAGCTGAGCAGCAACCGCAGGCCGCCGTCGAGCCCACCGGGTCGGGCGAGGCCGCTGTCGCCGCTGCCCTCAGCCAGGTTGGCACGCCCTATGTCTGGGGCGGCACCGGAAACGGCGGCTTCGACTGCAGCGGGCTGACCCAGTGGGCCTGGCGACAGGCGGGCGTGGAGCTCCCGCGGCTGGCGGAAGAACAGGACGTGGGGACGCAGGTGAGCGCGGACGAGCTGATTGCGGGCGATCTCGTGGTGTGGGACGGCCACGTGGCGATGTACGCCGGCGACGGACAGATGGTGGAGGCCGGGGACCCGGTGCAGACCAATCCGCTGCGGACCACCAACATCGGGATGGCCTTCAAGGGTTTCTGGCGGCCGACCGGATGA
- the upp gene encoding uracil phosphoribosyltransferase, translated as MEITIVDHPLAASRLTLMRDHRSDNTAFRAALADLGTMLVYEASRNLPVEHFECQTPVALAEGTRLENPPIIVPVIRAGLGMVDPALSMIPDAQVGFIGLARNEVTHEPVPYLEALPHDLTGRTVFVVDPMLATGGSLLHAIRLLAERGATDITAICMVSAQPGVDALANSGLPCRLVTACVDPELNADAYIVPGLGDAGDRLYGPRNIDL; from the coding sequence ATGGAGATAACCATCGTCGATCATCCGCTTGCAGCCTCCCGCCTCACCCTCATGCGCGACCACCGCAGCGACAACACCGCTTTCCGTGCAGCCCTGGCTGACCTGGGCACCATGCTGGTGTATGAAGCCTCCCGGAACCTGCCCGTGGAGCATTTCGAATGCCAGACCCCGGTCGCCCTCGCGGAAGGGACGCGGCTGGAGAACCCGCCGATCATTGTGCCGGTGATCCGCGCCGGGCTGGGCATGGTTGATCCGGCGCTGTCGATGATCCCTGACGCGCAGGTGGGCTTCATCGGGCTGGCCCGCAACGAGGTCACCCACGAACCTGTTCCCTACCTGGAGGCTCTGCCGCACGATCTGACCGGTCGCACCGTGTTCGTGGTGGACCCGATGCTTGCCACCGGCGGGTCCCTGCTGCATGCCATCCGGCTGCTGGCGGAGCGCGGTGCCACGGACATCACCGCGATCTGCATGGTTTCGGCCCAGCCGGGTGTGGACGCGCTCGCGAACTCCGGCCTGCCCTGCCGCTTGGTGACGGCGTGCGTCGATCCGGAACTGAACGCTGACGCCTACATCGTGCCTGGTCTGGGCGATGCCGGTGACCGCCTGTACGGTCCCCGCAACATCGACCTGTAG
- a CDS encoding helix-turn-helix domain-containing protein: MAQRSEWKPWPSYGLRLGRNLYTLRRMRGLTQEQLASLSDVSRNSISNIERNLNNAGTATDPHLSIVYRLARALDVPPAALLPGGDHPVADICSAEKVGISIRWPESGDDLRPFRRTFAQQGSGPRYEDEPPLGEVGLPQVVDEPGRKTSGPKGIEGRGPVTE, translated from the coding sequence ATGGCGCAGAGAAGCGAGTGGAAGCCGTGGCCGAGTTATGGTCTCCGGCTGGGCAGGAACCTCTACACGCTGCGTCGGATGCGGGGGCTGACGCAGGAGCAGTTGGCGTCGTTGTCCGACGTCTCACGCAACTCCATCTCCAACATCGAGCGCAACCTCAACAATGCGGGTACCGCCACGGACCCCCACCTGTCCATCGTCTACCGGCTCGCCCGGGCCCTCGACGTCCCGCCGGCGGCGTTGCTGCCGGGTGGTGACCATCCGGTGGCGGACATCTGTTCGGCGGAGAAGGTCGGGATCTCGATCCGCTGGCCGGAAAGCGGGGATGACCTCCGCCCGTTCCGGCGCACGTTCGCCCAGCAGGGTAGCGGGCCCCGCTACGAGGATGAGCCGCCTCTCGGGGAGGTCGGCCTGCCGCAGGTCGTCGACGAGCCTGGTCGGAAGACGTCCGGCCCGAAGGGGATAGAGGGTAGGGGACCTGTCACGGAGTAG
- a CDS encoding amidohydrolase has product MKGIAARIDEWLSNHRDEVVGWRRHLHSHPELSHMEHETTEFLEETLNSYGLMPRRFPGTGLMVDIGPDTGDRLAFRADLDALALTEMTRLPYASAVPGVAHACGHDVHTTIALALACALADNADALRHGVRVLFQPAEEVMEGGASDVIAWGGLDGVGSIFGLHVEPKLKVGKVGVRTGAITSAADVLRIKVTGPGGHSARPHLTNDVVFGLSSLVTQLPALLSRRVDPRTGTVLVFGSLNAGYAPNAIPESGQLTGTIRTADVATWRSLQELMEELIAQVLAPTGCSHELIYQRGVPPVINDDVATAMLADAARAIDPQAVVQAPQSSGGEDFSMYLEHVPGSMARLGCWSGKGRMQDLHQGDLNVDERSIGVGIRLFGSVIEQYGGVAGTGSGNGGFLS; this is encoded by the coding sequence GTGAAGGGTATCGCCGCGCGTATCGATGAGTGGCTCAGCAATCACCGCGATGAGGTCGTCGGGTGGCGTCGTCACCTGCACTCCCATCCGGAGCTGTCACACATGGAACACGAGACGACGGAGTTCCTCGAGGAGACGCTGAACTCCTACGGACTCATGCCCCGACGCTTCCCGGGGACTGGTCTGATGGTGGACATCGGCCCGGACACCGGCGACAGGCTGGCGTTCCGCGCCGACCTGGACGCACTCGCCCTGACCGAGATGACCAGGCTGCCGTACGCCTCCGCGGTCCCCGGCGTGGCGCATGCGTGCGGGCATGACGTGCACACGACGATTGCGCTGGCGCTGGCGTGTGCCCTGGCGGACAACGCGGACGCGCTCCGGCACGGTGTCCGGGTGCTCTTCCAGCCGGCGGAGGAGGTCATGGAGGGCGGCGCCTCGGACGTCATCGCATGGGGTGGGCTGGACGGCGTCGGTTCGATTTTCGGGCTCCACGTGGAGCCGAAACTCAAGGTGGGCAAGGTCGGTGTGCGTACCGGCGCCATCACCTCGGCCGCGGACGTGCTGCGGATCAAGGTGACCGGACCCGGTGGGCACTCCGCACGCCCGCACCTGACCAATGACGTTGTCTTCGGGCTGAGTTCCCTGGTCACGCAGCTGCCGGCGCTGCTCTCCCGCCGGGTGGACCCGCGGACGGGAACCGTGCTGGTGTTCGGTTCCCTCAACGCCGGCTACGCCCCGAACGCGATCCCGGAGTCGGGCCAGCTGACGGGCACGATCCGCACGGCGGACGTCGCCACGTGGCGGTCCCTGCAGGAACTCATGGAGGAGCTGATCGCCCAGGTGCTCGCCCCCACGGGTTGTTCGCACGAGCTCATCTACCAGCGCGGCGTCCCGCCGGTGATCAACGATGACGTCGCCACGGCGATGCTTGCCGACGCCGCCCGGGCCATCGATCCCCAGGCGGTCGTCCAGGCCCCGCAGTCGAGTGGCGGTGAGGACTTCTCCATGTATCTGGAGCACGTGCCGGGGTCGATGGCGCGGCTGGGCTGCTGGTCGGGGAAGGGCAGGATGCAGGATCTGCACCAGGGTGACCTGAATGTGGATGAACGTTCGATCGGCGTCGGAATCCGTCTCTTCGGCTCGGTCATCGAACAGTACGGCGGGGTCGCCGGAACCGGGTCAGGCAACGGCGGGTTCCTATCCTAA
- a CDS encoding NAD(P)H-quinone dehydrogenase has product MSNRIVIIGGGPAGYEAALAGAKYGADVTVIEERGIGGSSVLLDCVPSKSFIAGTGIKTDLRRADDMGLNSLLGRARIHLPALNKRVQMLAQEQSDDIHVQLERAGVRMVHGRGRFAESQLEQLQHRVTATLEDGTEEIFESELVLLATGATPRILPGAEPDGERILTWQQVYDLEDTPEHLIVVGSGVTGAEFVSAFAELGVKVTMVASRDRILPHDDADAADVLEHVLSQRGVSLEKHARVESVTRTADGGVCVKTTDGREIFGSHAIMSIGSIPATKGLSLENVGVETTPSGHIKVDRVSRTNVSGIYAAGDCTDLFPLASVAAMQGRMAMYHALGEGVTPIRLKTVATAVFTRPEIAAVGVTHAQVENGEVSARAVVLPLQSNPRAKMRSLKHGFVKLFCRRNSGLVIGGVIVAPTASELILPIAIAVSNNLTVKQLSETFAVYPSLSGSITEAARRLVAHDDLE; this is encoded by the coding sequence TTGAGCAATAGAATCGTCATCATCGGCGGTGGCCCCGCCGGCTACGAGGCAGCATTGGCCGGCGCCAAATACGGAGCGGATGTGACGGTCATCGAGGAGCGGGGAATCGGCGGATCCTCGGTTCTCCTCGACTGTGTGCCCTCGAAGTCCTTCATCGCCGGCACCGGCATCAAGACGGACCTGCGCCGCGCGGACGACATGGGCCTGAACAGTCTGCTGGGCCGTGCCCGTATCCACCTCCCCGCGCTGAACAAGCGGGTGCAGATGCTCGCGCAGGAGCAGTCGGACGACATTCATGTCCAGCTGGAGCGTGCCGGCGTGCGCATGGTCCACGGCCGCGGTCGCTTCGCGGAGTCCCAGCTGGAGCAGCTGCAGCACCGGGTCACCGCCACGCTGGAGGACGGCACGGAGGAGATCTTCGAGTCCGAGCTGGTACTCCTGGCCACGGGTGCCACCCCGCGTATCCTGCCGGGCGCAGAGCCCGATGGCGAGCGCATCCTCACCTGGCAGCAGGTCTATGACCTGGAGGACACCCCGGAGCACCTCATCGTGGTGGGTTCGGGTGTCACGGGCGCCGAATTCGTGTCCGCCTTCGCCGAACTGGGTGTGAAGGTGACGATGGTCGCCTCCCGTGACCGGATCCTGCCTCACGATGACGCGGACGCCGCGGACGTGCTGGAGCACGTCCTGTCGCAGCGGGGGGTCTCCCTGGAGAAGCACGCCCGTGTGGAGTCCGTGACCCGCACCGCGGACGGCGGCGTGTGTGTGAAGACAACCGATGGCCGGGAGATTTTCGGTTCCCACGCGATCATGTCGATCGGTTCCATCCCGGCCACGAAGGGTCTGAGCCTGGAGAACGTCGGGGTGGAGACCACCCCGTCCGGACACATCAAGGTTGACCGTGTCTCCCGCACCAATGTCTCGGGTATCTATGCCGCAGGCGACTGCACCGACCTGTTCCCGCTGGCCTCGGTCGCCGCGATGCAGGGCCGCATGGCCATGTACCACGCACTCGGTGAAGGGGTCACCCCGATCCGACTGAAGACCGTGGCCACCGCCGTGTTCACCCGCCCGGAGATCGCCGCCGTCGGCGTGACCCACGCGCAGGTGGAGAACGGCGAGGTCTCGGCCCGCGCCGTGGTGCTGCCGCTGCAGTCCAACCCGCGGGCGAAGATGCGTTCGCTCAAGCACGGTTTCGTCAAGTTGTTCTGCCGCCGGAATTCGGGTCTGGTCATCGGCGGCGTCATCGTCGCCCCGACCGCTTCGGAGCTGATCCTGCCGATCGCGATCGCGGTCTCCAACAACCTGACCGTGAAGCAGCTGTCCGAGACGTTTGCCGTGTACCCGTCACTGTCAGGCTCGATCACCGAGGCCGCCCGCCGTCTGGTGGCGCACGACGACCTGGAGTGA